The nucleotide sequence TTAAATATCAGAAAGAACCCAAACTATTATTTCTAATAATTTGGATATTATTATCATCACTTAGATTTTATAAGAATTTTTTAGGTAATGGAGATTATATTTTATGAAATTTGTTTTTGAAAAACCCAATAATCAAAGTAATACCGGAATATTTTTTTTAAAACGCTCACTTTATCATTACTCCGATAATGTACAGTATAAAAAGTTTTCTTTCATTCATTTTTTCCGTCGAAAAATTTCAAAAAAAAATGATACAAAATATATCTTTTTTCCTTTAGATTATAAATCTTTTTTTTCTAAACGTATTGATCTTATTATTTTCCCTGACGACCCACTTAGGGCGATAAAAAGCATATCAAAGGTTAGATGGAGAAACAAAAATTATCTAAAATATTTATATCAAATTTTTAGATATTATTATATATTTTGTTTGATTTATTCTTTAAAAAACAATTTAATTTTAATAGTTTCAGATGATGATGTAAAAAGTCTTAAAAAGCGCTTTCCAAAACATAACATACAATACTTTCATCACCCTATACAAAATCAATTAATGAAAGTCGAGCCATGTATTTTTTCACACGTCATAAAGAAAGTCGCTTTTCTAAATTTACAAGATCACTATTGTAATGATCCGAAACATTTCTTTAAAGGCTTTAATAATGTGATTCTAACAAAAGAACTCAATGATATTCAGTTTTATTTTCATGGTTCTGGTCGGAAGCCTTGGATTAATACTGCATTAAATTTTTTAAATTCATCCAACTGTTTTAATGTTGATTATATTGAAGATTTTATAACCTTTAATAAAAATATTGATATTGTAATTATGCCATTATCTGCCGGTGCTGGAGTGAAAAATATTTTATTGAATTCTATTTACTTAAATAAGGTTGTTTTTGGTAGTGAAGAGGCTTTTTCTGGTATACCATCTAAATTAGCTAATAATTTTATAATTTCAAGTGCTAATGAATTAATGAATAAGCTACAATATCTTAATGATATTAAGAAAGACTATTTAGAATTGAGAAATTATGTACTTGAGCATCATGATATCTCAATGTTTAAATCTGATTTAAACCGTTTTTTTAATGAGTGTAATTGACGGTGGTTTGGGAAATCAACTCTTTCAATTAGCTTGAACTATTTATTTAAAAATAAAATATAACATTGATACAAAAATAGAATTATCTTTTTTAAAGATAAAAAAACAGCATAATAATGTAGATTACAGAAAAATATTCAGGGAAGAAAATTTGCCAACTTCTAAATATGAGAAAAACTTGCTTCTATTATTTGACAGATATCAAGGAAAGGTATTCAAAACTTTGATTCGCTCATTTAACATAATAAGTTTCCGAGACTATTTACTATATAATTATAACGCTGATATGGATTTTAACTTTAACATAGTTGAATCACTTAAAAAATGTAAATATTAGATTGGCTATTTTCAAAATGGGGTACTTCATAAAATAAATAGCTTTGATTTTTATCTTAAAAAGATTGGAGTTCATATATATTATCCAGAAGTATCTTTGGCTGGAGGGTTGCATTCTTGAGTGATAATTTTTGTAATAAAAAAATTGTATTGCCCAGGCATAATGCCCAGTTTATGTCAAAAAAAGTAACGATAAAATTAGGTGGTTTTACCAGTATGTCTAGATTTTTTACTATATTAATGTGTGTGAATCGTGATGATGGTTTCCTAGATGAAGCAATTAATAGTATTCTGAATCAGACATATCACAACTTTGAATTTATTATCGTAGCTAATAATTGTACTGATAAACTTTGGAATAGTTTGCAAGACTATAATGATGATAGAATTAAATGTTATAGAACAAATATAGGACAGCTTTCTTTTAATTTAAATTATGGTTTAAATATATCTACTGGTGAATATATAGTTAGAATGGACGCTGACGATATATCATTATCTGATAGGTTAGAAAATTTAAATTTACAAATAGATAAAAATAATAAACCGGATGTTATAGGAACTTCAGTTTTATTTATTGATGAAAACTCTACCGTTTTAAATAAATACACACCACCAATGAAAAAATTTATCCAAACAATTCCATTTAAAAATATTTTTGTTCACCCTACAGTAGCAATTAAAAGAGCTACTTTAATTAAAGAAAAAGGATACTTAGGAGGATTTCAATCTGAAGATTATGATCTCTGGATAAGACTATTACGGAATAAGAAATATCACCTATGCAATGTGGATATTGTCACATTGAAATATAGAATATCTGTTAATCAATCAAGAGGCTCTAGATTACCATATGCAGAAAGTGCTTCATATTGTTTACGGGAGTTTCTTTTAAGACCAAGGCTTATCTGGTTACTGGGGTTCATGATTAGCTCATTGAAAGTTTTTATTCTACCAAAAAAGTGATTTATCTTAATGAATGTTATACATACTGTTGTAAATACATTTACTGCAAAAAGATTTATTGAGCCATTAATTTTATCTGAAATTGAATATGGATTAAAAAGCTCACTTTTAGTTGATCCGTTAAATGGCTCTTCCAAATTCTTGGATGCTTTGCGCTGTAAATATATTAAATCTAAATTTTGTTTTTCCTTAAATCCATTCCTATTGATTGTTAATTTAATTAGATTGATTTGTTTTTTTAAGAAAAACCATACGGATATTATCATATGCCATATGACTAAAGGTGCATTTCTACCATTATTAGCATCTTTTATATTTGGAATTAAAAGACGTGTTTATTATAATCATGGTGTCCCTTACATAGGATATTCTGGTTTATTAAAATATGCATTAAAATCCATTGAAAAAATAAACTGTTTTTTTGCCACGGATATCTTGACAGTAAATAAAGAACTGGTTCCCTATTTAAGCTGCCTAACATATAAAAATGTATCGGTGATTGGTTCAGGTTCTATTTCTGGACTACCTAATGAATTTTATGACAATAAATTATCCTTGTCATATATAGATGACCTTAAAGAGAAACATGGCATAGACAAAAATATGAAGGTTTTTATTTATGTTGGTCGCCCTCATAAACGAAAAGGATTTAATCTTCTATTAAAAAGCTTTGAAAAAACTTTTTCACACACAAATACAAAGCCCCTTCTCTTAATCGTTGGCTGTACATCTAAAGATGTAAAAACAGTTTTAGGCTATATTCCTGATAGTTTTAAAATTTATGATTCGGTGCTAGATATACACGAATTATATAAATGCTCTGACTTTGCTGTTTTACCTAGCTATCATGAAGGTTTAGGATATGCTTTATTAGAAGGTGCCGCAGCTTCCTGCATATTGCTAGGTAGCGATATTATTGGATTAAATGTATTATGTAGAAAGGAAAATTCAATAAAATTCACATTACAGATTGATGGTTTATCTACAGCATTACTCAAGGCTTTTCTAATGGATGAAAAAGAAAAAATGAAGATGGCATCTAGTTCTTTTACCATAGCAAATGAATTCCGTCAAAAAAGCGTAACTCAAAACTATATATCCTATCTATATTCAAAATAAGGTTATCATGAAAGCGTTAATTACAGGTATTACTGGTCAGGATGGTTCATACCTGACTAATTTTTTATTAGAAAAAGAACAGAGAGAAGGGATGATTTATGGCAACATCTCAGAATTACCAGAAAACCCTATCGCAAACGCTATAGTCGCTATGAAAGAAGAGGCAAAATTAAAGACCGGGTCAATATTGATGAACGCCCTGAATTCGTTGATAAAAAATAACATATTAGTGACCGGAAAGAGAATACGATAATAAGAAAAGATAAAAAAATGTATTATTAACACTCATTGACTGCAAAACGCTGTATACAATTATCGTTAAACTTGATAGCAAGTGAGCATCAGAAGTAGTAAAAATGGTAGTGAAAGTATTATACCCGTTAAAATCAGGGAGTAAGACCATCGCATTCGATAACGGTTTGGAGTTCGAAGACCATGAAATCATCAGTGAAAAAAATTAGAAACACAAATTTACCTTGCTCACCCTTACTCACCTTGGGAAAAAGGGATCAATGAGAATATTAATGTGTTAATTAGACAATACTTTCCAAAGGAAACCGATTTTAATAAAGTCTCTGATCAGGAAATAAACTTTGTGGCAAACTGATTAAATTATCGCCCCCAAAAAACTTAAGGAGGGAAAACACCGAATAAATTATTTGAGGGAATACGAACATGTTTACCTCCAGATTAACGATATTGCACTTATTTTATGTGAATCTACTGGTTATTATTATTGGAATCGCGGGATATTCATGTGTAAATCATCTCGCTTTTAAGAAAAATTATCATATCATTGGCGTGATGAAATTGCTAAAGAGCGAATCCTGCTAAATCGATAATAAATACTTTTCAAAAAATTTAAAAAGGTTTATCGTGAAAATTAGAAGTAGAGCGCCGCTAAGGTTAGGTATTGCCGGGGGAGGTACGGATGTTTCACCATATAGTGATGAGTTTGGCGGCTGTGTACTGAATGCCACAATCAACATGTATGCACATGCGTTTATAGATGATGATATCAAAGGCAACCAAGTTATTTTTGAAGCGAAAGATCTTGGAATAATAGATATCATTGAGTTAGATAATGACGTCTCTTTAGATGGAAATTTGGTACTTCATCGAGCTGTATATAAGCGCATTATGGAACAATATAACAAGGGCAAGTATATACCTCTAAGACTGACTACACAGTCGGATGCACCTCCAGGCAGTGGCTTGGGTTCTTCATCCACCATGGTAGTTGCTATGCTTGAAGGATTCCGTCAACTGCTTTCCCTACCACTGGGGGAATATGATATCGCTCAACTTGCATACGAAATAGAAAGACGAGACTGTAAACTATCTGGTGGTAAGCAAGACCAGTATGCAGCTACTTTTGGTGGCTTTAACTTTATAGAATTTTATGCAAATGATCGCGTTATCGTAAACCCTCTGAGAATGCGTCGCTATATTATTAGTGAGCTAGAATCTTCATTAATTTTGTTTTTTACTGGCACTTCAAGAGATTCTGCAAAGATAATCGACGACCAGATCAAATCTATTAAGAAAGATAACGGAGCTCGATTAGATGCAATGCACAAAGTGAAAGAATCTGCATACAAAATTAAAGAACTACTTTTTAAAGCAGATATCCTTGGTGTAGCGCAGGAGTTTCGCAATGCGTGGGAGTCAAAGAAAGCGACATCCCCATCAATTTCTAATGCTTTAATCGATGCTGTTGAATCCTCAATTCTTAATGCAGGAGCCATCTCAATGAAGATCTCTGGCGCGGGCGGTGGTGGATTTATGATGATATTTGTTGAGCCCGAAAATAAACTCGATGTCATTAAAGCATTGGAGCAATTTGACGGACATGTGCATAAATTCCAATTTACTAATGAAGGAGCCTACTCATGGACAATTTAGATTACATTAATACTTACCTATTAAATTCGATTAAAGTAAAACAAAAGTTAGCTGATGATATAGTAACCTTAAAAGCCATTTCTGATGTTGCTAATCTAATAGTTGATGCTTACACAAAAAATAATAAAGTTTTACTCGCAGGAAATGGTGGTAGTGCTGCCGACTCTCAGCATATTGCCGCAGAATTTGTGAGTCGCTTCTTTTATGATCGACCAGGATTACCTGCAATTGCAATGACTACCGACTCATCCATGTTAACTGCTATCGGCAACGATTATGGATTTGATAAACTGTTTGCCCGCCAACTACAGGCTCAAAGCAGACTAGGTGATATTTTTATTGGCATTAGTACTTCGGGCAACTCTCTGAATATAATAAAAGCTATTGAAGTTGCAAAAGAAGAAGGTGTTACTTCTGTAGTCTTATGTGGCTCAGGCGGAAAACTAAAAGATTTGGCAGATATAGCAATTTGCGTACCTGATTCTGTAACACCATATATTCAAGAATGCCATATTTGTATTGGTCATATGATTTGCGCCATTGTAGAAGCAAAAATTTTTCCTAAAGAGAAATTATAAATTATGTTTGAGGCGATAATTTTAGCCGGTGGGCAAGGGGCTCGATTAAAAGCCGTAACTGGTGATTTACCTAAGCCTATGGTAGATATAAATGGTAAACCTTTCCTTTATCGCTTAATGAAAAGGCTTGAAGAGCAAGGTTGTTCAAAAATAGTTCTTTCTCTCTGCTATCAAGCTGATTACATTATTGGATGCATACAAAAAGACCAACCAGTATCATGTGAAGTTGATTTCGTCATAGAAGAAACTCCTTTAGGTACTGGAGGAGCAATTAAGCTTGCTAGCTCAAAAATAAATTCATCCAAATTTTTAGTTTTGAATGGCGATACCATGTCAGAAATTAATTATAATTCAATAATTAATTTTTCGAATGATGCAGATTTAGTTATAAGTGGTGTATATATAGACGATGTTTCACGTTATGGAACTTTGAAATTAGATGAATACAATAATGTTTTAGCTATGCTAGAAAAAGGACTAACTGGTAAAGGTATTATAAATAGTGGTATCTATTTAATTAAAAAAGATTTAATAAGAAATTTTCCTTTAGAAAAATTTTCTTTCGAAAATGATTTCATCAAAAACTTTAACGGTATTTTTAAGGCATTTGTGTCTAATGGTTACTTTATTGATATAGGAATTCCAGAGGATTATTATAAAGCATGCAACACAATAAAATAAAAGTTGCTTTTTTAGATAGAGATGGAGTTATTAATAAGGAGGTCAACTATCTGCATAAGATTGAAGATTTTGAATATACTTCTAAATGTATAGTTGGGCTAAAAAAAATTCGTGATTTAGGATATGAAATTATCATCATTACTAATCAGGCTGGAATTGCTCGCGGCTATTATTCTGAGAAACAATATCAATTATTAACTGATTGGTATAGAAATGATTTAAAAGAAAAAGGAGTTGATATTTTAGATATATTCCATTGTCCTCATTACCCTGATGGTATTGTCCCAGAGTTATCAAAGGATTGTTATTGTAGAAAACCTTCACCTGGTATGATAGAGCAAGCTAGAAAAAAATATTCCATCGATATCAAAAGCTCTATATTAGTAGGTGATAAAAACTCTGATATACATGCTGGAGAACGTGCCGGAATTCCTCGATGTTTTTTAGTAAAAACTGGACATCCAACATCTGAGCCGACTGAGAATGCAATCCTTTCAAACAATTTGTTTACGATATCTAAATTAATTGAGTAAGGCAGCAATACGGGGTGCATAAAGCTCCCTGCTGACTAGGGAAACCACAAGATGGAATATACTCCTGTAGGCATCGATATTGCAAAACATCTTATACAGGCGCACTTCATTGATGAGAACACCGGTGAAATTGTTGACAAGCAAATTAGACGGGAGGCATTCCTGATCTATTTCAGGTCATCGGAAACCCTGTCTTATCGGCTGGAAGCGTGCGGAGGTGCTCAGCACTGAGCGCGTGAGCTTCAGAAGCTGGGACATCAAGTCAGATTGCTCAAGGGAAAATTCGTTAAGACATTTGTGATGGGCAACAAGAATGATGTGATGGATGCCCGGGCTATCTAGATGTCAGTTCAGCAACCCGTAAAATCCGTTGCCGTCAAAACAGAAGAACAGCAATCCATACTGACGCTTCATCGGATGCGCCAGCAACTGGTGAAGTTCAGAACCGCACAGATAAATGCACTACACAGCATGTTGCCTGAATTTGGCGAAACTCTCCATAAGGGCAGAGCCGCTCTAGCTAAGGAACTCCCAGACACTCTGGAACGTTTGGGAACATGGTTACCTACGTACCTGATAAGCCTGCTTGATGAGCAGTACCAGCGTCTTGCTGATCTGGATGCTCATATTGACGATGATATTGAAAAACAACTGTCGGCTGTGGCGAAGCAGAATAAAACCTGTCAGCGATTACTGGCAATCCCCGGGATTAACCCCCTCATTGCCACCGCTGCCGTCGCTACGATGGACGAAGCGTCAGCGTTTAAATCCGGCCGTGAGTTCGCTGCTTTTATCGGCCTAGTCTCGAAATAAACTGGGTCTGGCGATGAAATTCACCTACTCGGGATAAATACACCTACCTGCGAACGCTGTTTATCCACGGGGCAAGAGCAGCCTCACTGGTGGCAAACAAATTAGCCCGAACAGTCTGGGCAATGACAGCTCATCACAGCAGATATGACAAAAATTACGTCAGTGTCAGGCCGTATTAGCGGCTACAACTGACAAACATTCACGCTTAAGAATCAGAGTGAATGAGGAAAGGTTGCTCTGGCGGCCATAGCGATGACAAAGACAGGTAAGACCGTGACTTACTAAACATGAATAGTGCTATGGGCTTAAAGCCCGCAGGAAAATGAGATGTGAGTCAGCGAATGACATAGAGGCTCGCTAGCTATCAAGCAGCAATAAAGCCGGATATAAAGCTGCAACCTACCGTCGAAGTCAGAATCACGGATGCCCTTGCAAACAGGATGCGTTCATATAATACACTATGGCCTATAAAAAACTGGTCAAAGCAGGAAGATACCAGATTTCCAGTTAAAAAAACGGTTTTTCACGACGTTTCACTGCTCAATCACTCAATCGAAGCCTATCAACCATTAGCAGGGAGTTGAAAAGAAATCAAGAAATAAAAGAATATTGCCCGGAGCAAGCCCATCTTCAGGGGCTTTCTCGCCGTCATTCTACCAAGAAATCCACAAAAATGATCAAAGAAATAAAAAAATGGATAAAGCGGCTAATCTTGCAAGATTTCAATTCTGAACAGGCGGTTGACTATTTCAGAAAGTATAAAGGGACATCCTTATATCATGAGACCATTTATAGATTGACTTATAAAGACAAAATGGATGGAGGTGACTTATGGCAGCATCTCAGAATTACCATTAAATCGTATCGTAAACGATACGGCCGTTATGAAAGAAGAGGAAAAATTAAAAAAAGTCAGTATTAATGAACCCCCAGAAGTCGTTGATAAACAAGCTCGGATTGGTGACTGGGAAGGTGATACAATAATTAGAAAAGATAAAAAAGTGTATTATTAACGCTGATTGAACGTAAAACGCTCTATATAATCATTTTCAAACTGAATAAAAAACAAGCATCAAAAGTAACGGAAGCCACCGTGAAAGCTTTATAGCCATTTAAAGCAAAGGGTTAAAACAATGATGTTTGATAACGGTTTAGAATTTGGGAGTCATAAAATGATTAGTGAATAGTTAGATACAACGATTTACTTTTCCAATCTTTATACTCCTCGGGAGAAAGAGAAATAAATGAAAATATAAATAAGCTAATTCAGACAATATTTTCCAAAAGGGATAAACTTTAATAAAATCTCTGAACGAGAGATAAGATTTATCATAAACAGATCAAATAATCACTCCCGAAAGACTAGTGGTGGCAAAACTCCAAATAAACTATTTAAAGGGATACGAACTTATTTAATCTAAACTTAATTATTTCACACTTAATTTATAGGTAGCACAAGTGATTGTTATTGCTGGGAAAAATAACATTGCAGTTCATGTTCTAAATTTATTAAAAATTAAATATAATATAAAAAACTTAGCAGTTGTAATTAATAAGACAGACTCAGGCAATAATACCTGGCAATATTCTCTTAAAAAAAGAGCAAATGAAATCAATGTACCTATTATTTCACTAGAAGAAGCAGAAAGAAATGCTTCTATCTTCTTATCTCTAGAATTTGATCAACTTATTAAAATTGGAAGATTCAGAACTAAGAAGATATTTAATATTCATTTTTCTCTACTGCCAAAATACAAAGGGATGTATACATCCATATGGCCAATATTGAATAATGAGATTTCTACTGGCGTTAGTTTACATTATATAGACAATGGAATAGATACAGGTGAAATAATTGACCAAACAACTATTAATATAGATGAAAGGTATACATCAAAGGATATTTATTTAAACTATATTTCTCATTCCTGCACTTTAATTGAAGATTATATAGAAAAAATAATAAAAAATAATAATATTTTTAGCAACCCTCAAAAATCAAAGCATTCATCTTACTATTCTAAAAATACAATTTCTTTTTCATCAGAAAGCATTAATTTACATAAAACAGCATGGGAAATAGGTAGATATATAAGAGCATTCTCTTTTAGAGAATATCAATTACCTCACTATCAAAATACTAATTACTGCAATTATGAAATAACATCAATACGTTCTTCTGGTAGACCAGGAGCTCTCATTAAAGATAATGAAAATTTTTCTGAATTCTCAACTATTGATTATAATATAATACTATATAAGGATAAGATTGATTTATTATTTGATTTTTGTAAAAAAAACAATCTTTCTGAAATAAAGAAATATATTAAAAACATATCTGGAATTGATGAACGTAACCAGCATACTTGGTCATTGTTGATGGTAGCCTCTTATCATGGTTATTTAGGCATAGTAAAATATCTGATAGATTCTGGCGCTAATGTTAATGCTACTAACTATAAAGGAACTTCAGTTCTAATGTATGCAAAAGAATATGCTTTAAAAAATGGGGATACTAGAATAATAAAGCTATTGATAGAAAAAGGTGCAAATATATTAACAAAAGACATGCATTATAAATGTCTTGTTGAATACTTGACTGAAGACGAAAGATTAAAAGTTGGTATATAATATACTATGCTAAGCACAGTCTTATTTGAACCTGAAATCCTCCCTAACACCAGTAATATTATTCTCCTTTGTGATAATACTAGATTTCGGCTATATCTGTTTTAACGCTAAATTTTACTTGGGATGATAAGAGACTATATTGGATAGGTTAGATTATCATGAACTTACAAATAACTAATAAAGTGCACAAGAATATTTAAATGCCAATCCTAATCACCGGCGGAGCCGGCTACATCGGTTCACACACAGTATTAACGCTTCTGGAACGAGGAGCTGATGTTGTTGTTATTGATAACCTTTGCAATTCATCACCAGAATCTCTTCGTAGAGTTGAGAAACTTACTGGTAAATCAGTGAAGTTTTATCAAGGTGATATCCTCAATTTGGATTTATTGCATAAAATTTTCCAGGAAAATAAAATTGAAACCGTTATTCATTTTGCCGGATTAAAAGCAGTCGGCGAATCCACTAGAAAACCACTTGAATATTATCAGAACAATGTTACTGGCACCCTAGTTCTGTTGCAGGCTATGCGTGCCAACAGTGTACATCAACTGATTTTCAGTTCATCCGCAACGGTTTATGGTGATCCTGAATTTGTACCACTTACTGAAAATGCTAAAGTTGGTGGTACAACTAACCCTTATGGCACTTCTAAACTGATGGTTGAGCAAATTCTAAAAGATTTTGCCGCTGCCGAGCCAAGTTTCAAAATCACCAGCCTGAGATATTTCAATCCTGTTGGTGCACACTCATCAGGTATGATTGGCGAAGATCCTAATGGTATTCCCAATAACCTGTTACCTTATATCACTCAGGTTGCTATTGGTCGTCTGGAATGTTTATCAGTGTATGGCAATGATTATCCAACCAAAGACGGCACCGGTATTCGTGACTATATTCATGTGATGGATTTGGCTGAAGGCCATATTGCTGCAATTGACTATCTGGATAAACAACAATCCTATGAAGTTTTTAATTTAGGAACAGGTGCTGGTTATTCTGTACTCGAACTACTTCATGCTTTTGAAAAGGCGTCAGGTAAAGATATTCCATATAAAATTACAGATAGACGTCCTGGGGATATTGCTGAGTGTTGGTCTGATCCATCCAGAGCTCGGAATATCCTTGGTTGGCAAGCAACACGCAATATTGACGATATGATGCGTGATAGTTGGAATTGGCAAAAGAATAACCCTCATGGTTTTCGCTCAGGGAAATAACGCTAAAAGCCTTTTTACGATTGACTTAGCAA is from Photorhabdus laumondii subsp. laumondii and encodes:
- a CDS encoding WblS protein, translated to MKFVFEKPNNQSNTGIFFLKRSLYHYSDNVQYKKFSFIHFFRRKISKKNDTKYIFFPLDYKSFFSKRIDLIIFPDDPLRAIKSISKVRWRNKNYLKYLYQIFRYYYIFCLIYSLKNNLILIVSDDDVKSLKKRFPKHNIQYFHHPIQNQLMKVEPCIFSHVIKKVAFLNLQDHYCNDPKHFFKGFNNVILTKELNDIQFYFHGSGRKPWINTALNFLNSSNCFNVDYIEDFITFNKNIDIVIMPLSAGAGVKNILLNSIYLNKVVFGSEEAFSGIPSKLANNFIISSANELMNKLQYLNDIKKDYLELRNYVLEHHDISMFKSDLNRFFNECN
- a CDS encoding glycosyltransferase, producing MSDNFCNKKIVLPRHNAQFMSKKVTIKLGGFTSMSRFFTILMCVNRDDGFLDEAINSILNQTYHNFEFIIVANNCTDKLWNSLQDYNDDRIKCYRTNIGQLSFNLNYGLNISTGEYIVRMDADDISLSDRLENLNLQIDKNNKPDVIGTSVLFIDENSTVLNKYTPPMKKFIQTIPFKNIFVHPTVAIKRATLIKEKGYLGGFQSEDYDLWIRLLRNKKYHLCNVDIVTLKYRISVNQSRGSRLPYAESASYCLREFLLRPRLIWLLGFMISSLKVFILPKK
- a CDS encoding glycosyltransferase; the encoded protein is MNVIHTVVNTFTAKRFIEPLILSEIEYGLKSSLLVDPLNGSSKFLDALRCKYIKSKFCFSLNPFLLIVNLIRLICFFKKNHTDIIICHMTKGAFLPLLASFIFGIKRRVYYNHGVPYIGYSGLLKYALKSIEKINCFFATDILTVNKELVPYLSCLTYKNVSVIGSGSISGLPNEFYDNKLSLSYIDDLKEKHGIDKNMKVFIYVGRPHKRKGFNLLLKSFEKTFSHTNTKPLLLIVGCTSKDVKTVLGYIPDSFKIYDSVLDIHELYKCSDFAVLPSYHEGLGYALLEGAAASCILLGSDIIGLNVLCRKENSIKFTLQIDGLSTALLKAFLMDEKEKMKMASSSFTIANEFRQKSVTQNYISYLYSK
- a CDS encoding dehydrogenase; translated protein: MKIRSRAPLRLGIAGGGTDVSPYSDEFGGCVLNATINMYAHAFIDDDIKGNQVIFEAKDLGIIDIIELDNDVSLDGNLVLHRAVYKRIMEQYNKGKYIPLRLTTQSDAPPGSGLGSSSTMVVAMLEGFRQLLSLPLGEYDIAQLAYEIERRDCKLSGGKQDQYAATFGGFNFIEFYANDRVIVNPLRMRRYIISELESSLILFFTGTSRDSAKIIDDQIKSIKKDNGARLDAMHKVKESAYKIKELLFKADILGVAQEFRNAWESKKATSPSISNALIDAVESSILNAGAISMKISGAGGGGFMMIFVEPENKLDVIKALEQFDGHVHKFQFTNEGAYSWTI
- a CDS encoding D-sedoheptulose-7-phosphate isomerase, with the protein product MDNLDYINTYLLNSIKVKQKLADDIVTLKAISDVANLIVDAYTKNNKVLLAGNGGSAADSQHIAAEFVSRFFYDRPGLPAIAMTTDSSMLTAIGNDYGFDKLFARQLQAQSRLGDIFIGISTSGNSLNIIKAIEVAKEEGVTSVVLCGSGGKLKDLADIAICVPDSVTPYIQECHICIGHMICAIVEAKIFPKEKL
- a CDS encoding nucleotidyltransferase family protein is translated as MFEAIILAGGQGARLKAVTGDLPKPMVDINGKPFLYRLMKRLEEQGCSKIVLSLCYQADYIIGCIQKDQPVSCEVDFVIEETPLGTGGAIKLASSKINSSKFLVLNGDTMSEINYNSIINFSNDADLVISGVYIDDVSRYGTLKLDEYNNVLAMLEKGLTGKGIINSGIYLIKKDLIRNFPLEKFSFENDFIKNFNGIFKAFVSNGYFIDIGIPEDYYKACNTIK
- a CDS encoding D-glycero-alpha-D-manno-heptose-1,7-bisphosphate 7-phosphatase; this translates as MQHNKIKVAFLDRDGVINKEVNYLHKIEDFEYTSKCIVGLKKIRDLGYEIIIITNQAGIARGYYSEKQYQLLTDWYRNDLKEKGVDILDIFHCPHYPDGIVPELSKDCYCRKPSPGMIEQARKKYSIDIKSSILVGDKNSDIHAGERAGIPRCFLVKTGHPTSEPTENAILSNNLFTISKLIE
- a CDS encoding formyltransferase family protein, which codes for MIVIAGKNNIAVHVLNLLKIKYNIKNLAVVINKTDSGNNTWQYSLKKRANEINVPIISLEEAERNASIFLSLEFDQLIKIGRFRTKKIFNIHFSLLPKYKGMYTSIWPILNNEISTGVSLHYIDNGIDTGEIIDQTTINIDERYTSKDIYLNYISHSCTLIEDYIEKIIKNNNIFSNPQKSKHSSYYSKNTISFSSESINLHKTAWEIGRYIRAFSFREYQLPHYQNTNYCNYEITSIRSSGRPGALIKDNENFSEFSTIDYNIILYKDKIDLLFDFCKKNNLSEIKKYIKNISGIDERNQHTWSLLMVASYHGYLGIVKYLIDSGANVNATNYKGTSVLMYAKEYALKNGDTRIIKLLIEKGANILTKDMHYKCLVEYLTEDERLKVGI
- the galE gene encoding UDP-glucose 4-epimerase GalE, which encodes MPILITGGAGYIGSHTVLTLLERGADVVVIDNLCNSSPESLRRVEKLTGKSVKFYQGDILNLDLLHKIFQENKIETVIHFAGLKAVGESTRKPLEYYQNNVTGTLVLLQAMRANSVHQLIFSSSATVYGDPEFVPLTENAKVGGTTNPYGTSKLMVEQILKDFAAAEPSFKITSLRYFNPVGAHSSGMIGEDPNGIPNNLLPYITQVAIGRLECLSVYGNDYPTKDGTGIRDYIHVMDLAEGHIAAIDYLDKQQSYEVFNLGTGAGYSVLELLHAFEKASGKDIPYKITDRRPGDIAECWSDPSRARNILGWQATRNIDDMMRDSWNWQKNNPHGFRSGK